Proteins from one Deltaproteobacteria bacterium genomic window:
- a CDS encoding ABC transporter permease produces the protein MIRAYLESIGRSAQRFVEAAGLMAIMLMRAVVLVFTPPVKFRNIFKQMEFVGVQSLFVVVLTGSFTGMVLALQGYNALKRFGAESLVGPTVALSMARELGPVLTGLMVTGRAGSAMATELGTMRVTEQIDALVTMAVNPVKYLVVPRIIAGVLMFPLLTIVTDFVGVVGGYVIGVQLLGINPGVYVGRTIDFVQVSDIMTGLYKSTVFGLITTMVACFNGFYTTGGAEGVGRAATLSVVTASVMILVSDYIMSSFMI, from the coding sequence ATGATAAGGGCATACCTCGAAAGCATAGGACGTAGCGCGCAGCGCTTCGTCGAGGCAGCGGGGCTCATGGCGATAATGCTCATGCGCGCTGTCGTCCTCGTCTTCACACCTCCCGTAAAGTTCCGGAACATCTTCAAGCAGATGGAGTTCGTGGGCGTGCAGAGCCTTTTCGTCGTAGTCCTTACGGGCTCCTTCACCGGCATGGTGCTAGCGCTCCAGGGGTATAACGCCCTCAAGAGGTTCGGCGCGGAAAGCCTCGTGGGGCCGACGGTCGCCCTTAGCATGGCAAGGGAGCTCGGCCCGGTCCTCACGGGCCTCATGGTCACCGGGCGCGCCGGGAGCGCGATGGCCACCGAGCTAGGCACCATGCGGGTCACTGAGCAGATAGACGCCCTCGTTACCATGGCGGTGAACCCCGTCAAATACCTCGTGGTCCCGAGGATAATCGCGGGGGTCCTGATGTTCCCGCTCCTTACGATTGTCACCGACTTCGTGGGAGTGGTCGGCGGCTACGTCATTGGCGTACAGCTCCTCGGCATAAACCCCGGGGTCTACGTGGGCCGCACCATAGATTTCGTCCAGGTGAGCGACATAATGACCGGACTTTACAAATCGACCGTCTTCGGCCTCATAACCACGATGGTGGCCTGCTTTAACGGCTTCTACACGACAGGCGGGGCCGAGGGCGTGGGAAGGGCCGCGACCCTGTCGGTCGTAACGGCGAGCGTGATGATACTCGTATCCGACTACATAATGTCGTCATTCATGATCTGA
- a CDS encoding ABC transporter ATP-binding protein produces MIKIVGLKKSFGPKRVLDGVDLDIEKGKITVIIGRSGEGKSVLLKHIIGLLRPDEGQIFLEGQEITAMREREFNEVRKRFGMLFQGAALFDSMSVGGNVGFPLKEHTDLSDEDIMKVVGEKLRRVGLVGVEQMTTAELSGGMKKRVGLARAIVMDPEIVLFDEPTTGLDPIMSDSIADLVLDTQRELKTTYVLITHDIPFTYKIADKIAMLHEGKIIEQGSVEEMKKNPSPILRQFLEGRAEGPIKVY; encoded by the coding sequence TTGATAAAGATAGTCGGGCTTAAAAAGTCCTTCGGCCCCAAGAGGGTCCTCGACGGCGTGGACCTCGACATAGAAAAGGGCAAGATAACCGTCATCATCGGGCGGAGCGGAGAGGGCAAGAGCGTCCTCCTTAAGCACATAATAGGCCTCCTCCGGCCGGACGAGGGCCAGATATTCCTCGAGGGCCAGGAGATAACGGCCATGCGGGAGCGCGAGTTCAACGAGGTGAGGAAGCGCTTCGGCATGCTCTTCCAGGGTGCCGCGCTCTTCGATTCCATGTCCGTCGGCGGAAATGTGGGATTTCCGCTCAAGGAACACACCGACTTGAGCGATGAAGACATTATGAAGGTCGTAGGGGAAAAGCTCCGGAGGGTGGGCCTAGTGGGGGTCGAGCAGATGACGACCGCCGAGCTCTCAGGGGGCATGAAAAAGCGGGTAGGTCTCGCGAGGGCCATAGTCATGGACCCTGAAATAGTCCTTTTCGACGAGCCGACGACCGGCCTTGACCCCATAATGAGCGATTCCATCGCCGACCTGGTCCTCGATACACAGAGGGAGCTTAAGACCACGTACGTGCTCATAACCCACGATATCCCCTTCACCTACAAGATAGCCGACAAGATTGCCATGCTCCACGAGGGGAAGATCATCGAGCAGGGCTCGGTCGAGGAGATGAAGAAGAACCCAAGCCCCATCCTCAGGCAGTTTCTCGAGGGCAGGGCCGAGGGGCCGATAAAGGTATACTGA
- a CDS encoding MCE family protein, whose translation MELPKLSSEAKVGLFVLLGILLLAYMSLRLGGIQIGRAEGYTLFVEFDSAAGLDPNAAVRVAGVEVGRVRKISLVDHKALLELQIRPDIKIGKDFTAVLTTKGLLGEKYLELLPGHPGAPPLKEGEYITRTRAYADIDRLITILSDVSLDIKKITESLSNVLGGDAGEQTISNIVKNIEELTFRLNRIVAKNDDQFENIMRNLDSFTAFLNNEGPQVTTELRTAIKNLSESLLATSENLDGMITENRGNLKDGVENLKAASLSLQQAMDTLNKVAGELGPDISTTMSSVKNIAQKIDQGQGTLGQLVNDKTLHENINKTVSGINSYIERAESFQTFIGFRGEYLFDARDTKSYLTLRIQPKADKYYLLEVVDDPRGKITEETREIVTNGVPSTITETKTTDQIKISAQIAKRFDNFVVRGGIIESTGGAGLDYYMFRDRLKLTLEAFDFSRDGGAHLKAGSTLYLNKFFFLTAGYDDFTNNVGLRSAYVGLGFQFRDEDLKFLLSSAPPVSF comes from the coding sequence ATGGAGCTACCAAAACTCAGTTCTGAAGCCAAGGTCGGGCTCTTCGTCCTCCTCGGCATTTTACTCCTCGCCTACATGTCTTTGAGGCTCGGGGGCATACAGATCGGCAGGGCCGAAGGCTATACCCTTTTCGTCGAGTTCGATTCCGCCGCCGGCCTCGACCCCAATGCCGCGGTCCGCGTGGCGGGAGTCGAGGTGGGAAGGGTCAGGAAGATATCCCTCGTGGACCACAAGGCCCTCCTCGAGCTGCAGATACGGCCGGATATCAAGATAGGGAAGGACTTTACCGCGGTCCTCACCACCAAGGGCCTCCTCGGCGAGAAGTACCTCGAGCTCCTGCCCGGCCACCCCGGCGCGCCCCCCTTGAAGGAGGGCGAATACATTACCCGTACAAGGGCCTACGCGGACATAGACAGGCTCATTACCATCCTTAGCGACGTTTCCCTCGATATAAAAAAGATAACCGAGTCGTTGAGCAACGTCCTCGGCGGCGACGCCGGCGAGCAGACCATCAGCAACATAGTCAAGAACATCGAGGAGCTCACCTTCCGCCTGAACAGGATAGTCGCCAAGAACGACGACCAGTTCGAGAACATCATGAGGAACCTCGATTCCTTCACGGCGTTCCTCAATAACGAGGGGCCACAGGTAACGACCGAGCTCAGGACCGCCATAAAGAACCTGAGCGAGTCGCTCCTTGCTACCTCTGAGAACCTGGACGGCATGATAACCGAGAACCGCGGGAACCTGAAGGATGGCGTCGAGAACCTCAAGGCCGCGTCCCTGAGCCTCCAGCAGGCCATGGATACGCTGAACAAGGTCGCCGGGGAGCTCGGCCCTGACATAAGCACCACCATGAGCTCGGTAAAGAACATAGCGCAGAAGATAGACCAGGGCCAGGGCACGCTCGGACAGCTGGTGAACGACAAAACGCTCCATGAGAACATAAACAAGACCGTCTCGGGCATAAACAGCTATATAGAGCGGGCAGAGAGCTTCCAGACCTTCATCGGATTCAGGGGCGAGTACCTCTTCGACGCGCGCGATACCAAGAGCTACCTTACGCTCCGGATACAGCCCAAGGCCGACAAGTACTACCTCCTGGAGGTTGTCGACGACCCGAGGGGCAAGATTACCGAGGAGACGCGGGAGATAGTAACAAACGGCGTCCCGTCCACCATAACCGAGACAAAGACCACGGACCAGATAAAGATATCGGCCCAGATAGCCAAGAGGTTCGACAACTTCGTCGTAAGGGGCGGCATAATCGAGTCGACCGGCGGCGCGGGCCTGGACTACTACATGTTCCGGGACAGGCTCAAGCTCACCCTGGAGGCGTTTGACTTCAGCCGGGACGGCGGGGCTCACCTCAAGGCGGGCAGCACGCTCTATCTTAACAAGTTCTTCTTCCTTACCGCAGGATACGACGACTTTACCAACAACGTCGGCCTCAGGTCCGCGTACGTGGGCCTCGGCTTCCAGTTCAGGGACGAGGACCTGAAGTTCCTCCTCTCCAGCGCGCCGCCTGTGTCGTTCTAG
- a CDS encoding ASKHA domain-containing protein: protein MSKEADKTGLGIAIDLGTTTIAGALVDLGSGSIEVSASLPNPQAAWGRDVISRMDAALGGPDSLGEISAAARSACSGLIGKLAGERKPLVQEVSIAGNTVMEHLFLGISPEPLSKVPYRPVFRDAKRIPASQAELGCDAGIYLFPLIGGFVGGDAVAVALALGLKKTKRPALVIDVGTNSEILLGVNGTVFATSAAAGPAFEGGEVEQGMIAGPGAIEGLRTEGDTLRLDVIGNSAPRGICGSGLVESIHQLINAGVIDRSGRILDRDEVKTNLASRIQPGKDGNSFVLYRDAKGEVRINQSDVRSLQTAKSATRAGMAVLLEKAGVKPEEVERVYVAGAFGAHLSPAALTGIGLLDSLWQEVRFVGDAALEGAALALSDRKKEEAEELAETAKYMPLSGSPRFEREFIRNMGF from the coding sequence TTGAGCAAAGAAGCCGATAAAACGGGTTTAGGCATAGCCATAGACCTCGGGACGACCACAATCGCGGGTGCGCTCGTGGACCTCGGGTCAGGCTCTATCGAGGTTTCCGCGTCGCTCCCCAACCCGCAGGCAGCGTGGGGGCGAGATGTGATATCCAGGATGGATGCGGCCCTGGGCGGCCCGGATTCTCTTGGGGAGATATCGGCGGCGGCCAGAAGCGCCTGCAGCGGCCTCATCGGGAAGCTCGCGGGGGAAAGAAAGCCCCTCGTGCAAGAGGTGTCCATAGCCGGGAATACCGTGATGGAGCACCTCTTTCTCGGCATCTCGCCGGAGCCGCTATCAAAAGTCCCGTACAGGCCGGTTTTCAGGGACGCGAAGCGCATCCCCGCTTCTCAGGCGGAGCTCGGTTGCGATGCGGGGATTTACCTTTTTCCCCTTATCGGGGGGTTTGTCGGGGGCGATGCGGTGGCGGTCGCGCTCGCCCTGGGGCTTAAGAAAACAAAGAGGCCCGCGCTAGTCATTGACGTCGGCACAAATAGCGAGATACTCCTTGGCGTAAACGGGACAGTTTTCGCCACTTCGGCCGCAGCAGGCCCGGCGTTCGAGGGCGGAGAGGTCGAGCAGGGCATGATAGCCGGGCCGGGCGCGATCGAAGGGCTAAGGACAGAAGGGGACACGCTCCGCCTCGATGTAATCGGCAACTCCGCACCGCGCGGCATTTGCGGTTCGGGGCTTGTGGAGTCGATACACCAGCTCATCAATGCCGGGGTGATAGACAGGTCCGGCAGGATACTCGACAGGGACGAGGTCAAAACAAACCTCGCGTCCAGAATACAGCCGGGAAAGGACGGAAACTCCTTCGTCCTCTACAGGGACGCAAAGGGAGAGGTCCGGATAAACCAGTCGGACGTGAGGTCGCTCCAGACCGCAAAGTCAGCGACCAGGGCAGGGATGGCCGTACTGCTTGAAAAGGCTGGAGTAAAGCCCGAGGAGGTCGAGCGGGTATACGTCGCGGGCGCGTTCGGAGCCCACTTGAGCCCTGCGGCCCTGACGGGAATAGGCCTTCTGGACAGCCTATGGCAGGAAGTCAGGTTCGTCGGTGACGCCGCGCTCGAAGGGGCGGCCCTGGCCCTCTCCGACCGGAAAAAGGAAGAGGCCGAGGAGCTTGCGGAAACGGCCAAATATATGCCGCTTTCAGGGAGCCCCAGGTTCGAGCGGGAGTTCATAAGGAACATGGGGTTCTGA
- the purH gene encoding bifunctional phosphoribosylaminoimidazolecarboxamide formyltransferase/IMP cyclohydrolase — protein sequence MKSIRRAIISVTDKTGVVEFAKELSAAGVEIISTGGTAELIKNAGVTVIPISSYTGFPEMLDGRLKTLHPKIHGGILGMRGNPTHQKEMETNGILPIDMVVVNLYAFEDTIAKGATLEDAIENIDIGGPTMIRAAAKNYEDVAVVVDPSDYAGIVSELKEKKNCLSKMTRFALAKKVFQLTARYDAAISNYLGTVPDIPEAEPRKEFPDTYTIQFEKVQDLRYGENPHQKAAFYRRRVKGQAGLAGARQLQGKELSYNNILDLHAALNLAAEFHEPAAVIVKHNNPCGTAASKAGLLSAYRLAYECDKTSAFGGIVGLNKKMTREVAEELGKIFLEAVIAPGFEPEALEALSSKKNLRLLEMGEIRPEVLSFGPADLDIKRVSGGVLLQGLDIESAADLKTATERGPNEKELEDLLFAWNVCKHVKSNAIIFARDTRTIGIGAGQMSRIDSTRIASQKAADAGLSVKGSVMASDAFFPFRDNVDLAAEHGVTAIIQPGGSIRDEEVIKAANEHGIAMVFTGVRHFRH from the coding sequence ATGAAGAGCATAAGGCGAGCGATAATAAGCGTAACCGACAAGACCGGCGTCGTAGAGTTCGCAAAGGAGCTCTCGGCAGCGGGAGTGGAGATAATCTCGACCGGCGGGACGGCTGAGCTCATAAAAAACGCGGGAGTGACCGTGATCCCCATTTCGTCCTACACGGGTTTCCCGGAGATGCTCGACGGAAGGCTCAAGACCCTCCACCCGAAGATACACGGCGGCATACTCGGCATGCGCGGAAACCCCACGCACCAGAAGGAGATGGAGACGAACGGGATACTCCCCATTGACATGGTGGTCGTGAACCTCTACGCATTCGAGGACACCATAGCAAAGGGCGCGACCCTCGAGGACGCCATAGAGAACATAGACATCGGCGGCCCCACCATGATACGGGCCGCGGCAAAGAACTATGAGGACGTGGCCGTTGTCGTTGACCCCTCGGACTACGCGGGCATAGTCTCCGAGCTGAAGGAGAAGAAGAACTGCCTTTCGAAGATGACCAGGTTCGCGCTCGCGAAGAAGGTATTCCAGCTCACGGCCCGCTACGACGCGGCCATCTCGAATTACCTCGGCACCGTGCCCGACATCCCCGAGGCCGAGCCCAGGAAGGAGTTCCCGGATACCTACACCATCCAGTTCGAGAAGGTGCAGGACCTCCGTTACGGCGAAAACCCGCACCAGAAGGCCGCCTTCTACAGGAGGCGCGTAAAGGGGCAGGCCGGGCTCGCGGGCGCGAGGCAGCTCCAGGGAAAGGAGCTTTCCTACAATAACATACTCGATCTCCACGCGGCCCTTAACCTGGCGGCCGAGTTCCACGAGCCGGCGGCGGTTATCGTCAAGCACAATAACCCCTGCGGCACGGCGGCCTCGAAGGCAGGGCTCTTGAGCGCGTACAGGCTCGCCTACGAGTGCGACAAGACCTCGGCATTCGGCGGAATAGTGGGGCTCAACAAAAAAATGACCAGGGAAGTCGCAGAGGAGCTGGGGAAGATATTCCTCGAGGCTGTGATCGCGCCCGGCTTCGAGCCGGAGGCTCTCGAAGCGCTCTCGTCGAAAAAGAACCTCCGGCTCCTTGAGATGGGCGAGATACGGCCGGAAGTCCTCTCCTTCGGCCCTGCTGACCTCGACATAAAGAGGGTATCGGGCGGGGTGCTTCTCCAGGGGCTTGATATCGAGAGCGCCGCTGACCTTAAGACGGCCACGGAGCGCGGGCCGAATGAGAAGGAGCTCGAAGACCTCCTCTTTGCCTGGAACGTCTGCAAGCACGTGAAGAGCAACGCCATCATCTTCGCCAGGGACACGCGGACCATCGGCATCGGCGCGGGCCAGATGTCCAGGATAGATTCGACCAGGATAGCTTCGCAGAAAGCGGCGGACGCCGGGCTATCCGTAAAGGGGTCGGTCATGGCCTCGGACGCCTTTTTCCCGTTCAGGGACAACGTGGACCTCGCAGCCGAGCACGGCGTGACCGCGATAATCCAGCCCGGCGGCTCGATACGTGATGAAGAGGTCATAAAGGCGGCGAACGAGCACGGCATCGCGATGGTCTTTACAGGCGTAAGGCACTTCAGGCATTGA
- the purD gene encoding phosphoribosylamine--glycine ligase: MKVLVVGGGGREHALAWKLKESPKVEKVFIAPGNPGTALHGENVPVSADDIPGLRDFALKEGIALTVVGPELPLTLGIVDEFEKAGLKVFGPSKAAAEIEGSKAFSKELMTRYGIPTAFYQSFEKPGPAKAFIQEHEPPFVVKADGLAAGKGVIICQTSDEALDAVDLIMTRKAFGGAGKKIIIEEFLRGEEASFLAITDGKAVVPLAPAQDHKAVFDNDTGPNTGGMGAYSPAPIVTPEMEKYITDTVMLPTVRAMEAEGSPYKGVLYAGLMLTESGPKVLEFNCRFGDPETQPILMRMETDLVDVLMAAVDGRLDKIRIQWKDEAAVCVVMAAPGYPGDYIKGTEIKGLKEAALLKYTMVFHAGTAMRDGTVVTSGGRVLGVTALGKTIKEAIDRAYEAVSKISWEGAHYRKDIGQKAVRTGTDAP; encoded by the coding sequence ATGAAGGTACTCGTGGTAGGCGGAGGAGGAAGGGAGCACGCCCTCGCGTGGAAGCTCAAGGAGAGCCCGAAGGTCGAGAAGGTGTTCATCGCGCCTGGAAACCCCGGGACAGCGCTCCACGGCGAGAACGTCCCCGTATCCGCGGATGACATACCCGGTTTGAGGGACTTCGCGCTCAAAGAGGGGATCGCACTTACGGTAGTAGGTCCGGAGCTTCCGCTCACGCTAGGCATTGTGGACGAGTTCGAAAAGGCGGGCCTCAAGGTCTTCGGGCCCTCGAAGGCCGCCGCCGAGATCGAGGGGAGCAAGGCGTTCAGCAAGGAGCTAATGACCCGCTACGGCATCCCCACGGCCTTCTACCAGAGCTTTGAGAAGCCCGGCCCGGCAAAGGCCTTTATCCAGGAGCACGAGCCGCCTTTTGTCGTGAAGGCAGACGGCCTTGCGGCCGGCAAGGGCGTTATTATATGCCAGACCAGTGACGAGGCCCTTGACGCCGTAGACCTCATAATGACCCGGAAGGCGTTCGGCGGCGCTGGAAAGAAGATAATAATAGAAGAGTTCCTCAGGGGCGAGGAGGCGTCTTTTCTGGCCATAACCGACGGAAAGGCCGTAGTGCCCCTTGCCCCTGCCCAGGACCACAAGGCGGTTTTCGACAACGACACTGGCCCCAATACCGGAGGCATGGGCGCGTACTCGCCGGCCCCGATAGTGACGCCGGAGATGGAGAAGTACATTACCGATACTGTGATGCTGCCGACAGTGCGGGCAATGGAGGCCGAAGGCAGTCCCTACAAGGGCGTACTCTATGCCGGACTCATGCTTACAGAGTCCGGGCCCAAGGTGCTTGAGTTCAATTGCCGGTTCGGAGACCCGGAGACCCAGCCCATACTCATGCGGATGGAGACCGACCTCGTTGACGTACTCATGGCCGCGGTCGACGGGAGGCTCGACAAAATCCGCATCCAATGGAAGGACGAGGCTGCGGTATGCGTGGTCATGGCCGCTCCTGGCTATCCCGGTGACTACATAAAAGGGACTGAGATCAAGGGGCTCAAGGAAGCGGCGCTACTCAAGTACACGATGGTCTTCCACGCTGGCACTGCCATGAGGGACGGGACCGTAGTGACCTCGGGCGGCAGGGTCCTGGGGGTTACGGCTCTCGGGAAAACCATAAAAGAAGCCATCGACAGGGCCTATGAGGCCGTCTCAAAAATAAGCTGGGAAGGCGCGCACTACAGGAAGGACATAGGGCAGAAGGCGGTCCGGACCGGGACTGACGCGCCCTGA
- the purE gene encoding 5-(carboxyamino)imidazole ribonucleotide mutase: protein MSQTPLVGILMGSDSDLPVMEEAAKVLKGFNVPYEITVSSAHRTPKRTLDYARSAEGRGIKVIIAGAGSAAHLAGFLAAETTLPVIGVPIDSSPLNGLDSLLSTVQMPGGVPVASMAIGKAGAKNAGIFAVQILATGDASLRDALKRHREEMASQVEEKAKKLKA, encoded by the coding sequence ATGTCACAGACACCTCTCGTAGGCATACTCATGGGGAGCGACTCTGACCTGCCCGTAATGGAAGAGGCCGCAAAGGTACTCAAGGGTTTCAACGTCCCTTACGAGATCACCGTCTCCTCGGCGCACAGGACCCCGAAGAGGACGCTCGACTATGCCAGGAGCGCGGAGGGGCGCGGCATAAAGGTCATCATAGCCGGGGCAGGCAGCGCCGCCCATCTTGCAGGCTTCCTTGCGGCCGAGACAACGCTTCCGGTAATAGGCGTGCCCATAGACTCGAGCCCGCTAAATGGTCTTGACTCGCTGCTCTCGACCGTCCAGATGCCGGGCGGCGTGCCAGTTGCCTCCATGGCCATAGGAAAGGCCGGGGCAAAAAACGCCGGGATATTCGCCGTCCAGATACTCGCAACCGGCGACGCATCCCTCAGGGACGCCCTCAAGAGGCACAGGGAGGAGATGGCGAGCCAGGTCGAGGAGAAAGCGAAGAAACTCAAGGCCTAG
- a CDS encoding threonylcarbamoyl-AMP synthase, with protein MPERTSIIPSGADYSGAIEVFRAGGVIAYPTETFYGLCVDPFNENAVEALYGLKGRPLSSPIPLIIGDAGMLGSITSDVTPLANKLIQRFWPGPLTLVLKAVPELPPRLTAGTGTVGIRLSGSAHARRLSVTLSSPITSTSANPSGKPPATRPEEALSYFDGSIRMLIDGGALKGEKGSTIVDATGEAPVIIREGEIPSALIIG; from the coding sequence ATGCCCGAAAGAACCTCTATAATCCCGTCCGGCGCCGATTACTCGGGCGCGATAGAGGTCTTCCGGGCCGGAGGGGTCATTGCCTACCCTACGGAGACCTTCTATGGCCTCTGTGTCGACCCGTTCAATGAGAATGCGGTAGAGGCCCTTTATGGCCTCAAGGGAAGGCCGCTATCGAGCCCCATCCCCCTCATAATCGGGGATGCGGGGATGCTCGGCAGCATCACATCAGATGTGACCCCGCTCGCCAATAAGCTCATTCAAAGGTTCTGGCCCGGCCCGCTGACACTTGTGCTCAAGGCCGTTCCGGAGCTTCCTCCAAGGCTCACGGCCGGGACCGGGACAGTCGGGATCCGGCTCTCAGGGAGCGCCCACGCCCGGAGGCTTTCAGTAACGCTCTCCTCGCCCATCACCTCCACGAGCGCAAACCCCTCGGGCAAGCCGCCAGCCACAAGGCCCGAAGAGGCGCTCTCTTATTTCGACGGCTCTATCCGGATGCTCATAGACGGAGGGGCGTTAAAGGGCGAGAAAGGCTCGACGATAGTGGACGCCACAGGGGAAGCGCCCGTCATAATCAGGGAGGGCGAGATACCTTCCGCGTTGATAATCGGATAG
- a CDS encoding flagellar basal body protein, producing the protein MLRPVGISSSGIFASFKLLNTTAHNIANSNTDGFKRHSVSFNETPQGGVHASVSIDPSPGARYLDMGIAEASNVELAYEMVSLMTAKHMLTINTAAIKTGFEMEKSIIDIIA; encoded by the coding sequence ATGCTCCGTCCTGTCGGCATATCCTCATCGGGAATCTTCGCCTCTTTCAAGCTCCTTAATACGACCGCCCACAATATCGCCAATTCCAATACAGACGGCTTCAAGCGCCATTCAGTCTCGTTCAACGAGACCCCTCAGGGAGGGGTGCATGCTTCAGTCTCCATTGATCCTAGTCCGGGCGCGCGCTATCTAGACATGGGCATTGCCGAGGCCTCGAACGTGGAGCTTGCATACGAGATGGTCTCGCTCATGACCGCAAAACACATGCTCACCATAAATACGGCCGCCATCAAGACCGGCTTTGAGATGGAGAAGTCCATAATAGACATAATCGCCTGA
- the rsmB gene encoding 16S rRNA (cytosine(967)-C(5))-methyltransferase RsmB, with amino-acid sequence MAGNKKKKGARDAALSVLDRVEGGAYADILLDAELKGLSVPDAALATELTYGVLRWKLRLDYTIDLFSSIRAAKLERKVLNALRLGAYQLLFLTRVPASAAINESVELVKPDRKRAGFVNAVLRKILSEKERIALPPEDDPIRRISIAWSHPEWMVRRWAERYGLEEAAGICRTGQEQPPRTVRVNTTLTTRERLAIELKNEGFEAVETRYSPYGLEVRGGGALGAKDPRYYIQDEASQLVPILLAPRPGEAVLDACSAPGGKTSHMAQLMENKGIIYALDRHASRLRAVIETASRLGAERIIKIFEADASAPLDFIEEGTFDAILCDAPCSGLGVLRRAPDSKYRRKEEDIKELAGIQARLLENLARYLKRGGRLVYSVCTFEPEETEATVYGFIEKHKEFSVEDASGYLPPQCRELVDTNGFLRTFPHRHGMDGFFAARLIKG; translated from the coding sequence TTGGCTGGAAATAAAAAGAAAAAAGGCGCGAGGGACGCAGCCCTGAGCGTGCTTGACAGGGTCGAAGGAGGGGCATACGCGGACATACTCCTTGACGCGGAGCTAAAGGGGTTGAGCGTCCCTGACGCGGCGCTCGCTACAGAGCTTACATACGGGGTCCTAAGGTGGAAACTGAGGCTCGACTACACCATCGACCTTTTCTCGTCCATCAGGGCGGCTAAGCTCGAACGGAAGGTCCTGAACGCCCTGCGCCTCGGCGCGTACCAGCTCCTTTTCCTCACCAGGGTGCCAGCCTCCGCAGCGATTAACGAATCCGTGGAGCTCGTTAAGCCCGACAGGAAAAGGGCCGGGTTCGTGAACGCCGTCCTGAGGAAGATACTTTCCGAAAAAGAGAGGATAGCCCTGCCTCCGGAGGACGACCCCATCCGGCGCATCTCGATCGCCTGGTCACATCCCGAGTGGATGGTAAGGAGGTGGGCGGAAAGGTATGGGCTCGAAGAGGCCGCCGGAATCTGCAGGACCGGGCAGGAGCAGCCTCCGAGGACCGTAAGGGTGAATACCACTTTAACGACCCGGGAGCGGCTTGCCATTGAGCTGAAAAATGAGGGCTTCGAGGCGGTAGAGACGCGCTATTCGCCTTACGGGCTCGAGGTGAGGGGAGGGGGCGCGCTCGGTGCAAAGGACCCGAGGTACTATATCCAGGACGAAGCTTCCCAGCTCGTGCCGATCCTCCTTGCCCCACGGCCCGGAGAGGCCGTCCTGGACGCCTGCAGCGCTCCGGGGGGAAAGACTTCGCACATGGCCCAGCTCATGGAAAATAAGGGGATCATCTATGCCCTGGACAGGCACGCATCGAGGCTCAGGGCCGTTATTGAGACGGCTTCGAGGCTTGGCGCTGAGAGGATTATAAAGATTTTCGAGGCGGATGCCTCAGCCCCGCTTGATTTCATCGAAGAGGGCACATTTGACGCGATACTCTGCGACGCGCCCTGCTCAGGGCTCGGGGTCCTCCGGAGGGCGCCGGATTCCAAATACAGGCGGAAGGAAGAGGATATAAAGGAGCTTGCCGGTATACAGGCAAGGCTTCTTGAAAACCTCGCCAGATATCTTAAAAGAGGCGGAAGGCTTGTTTATTCGGTCTGCACCTTCGAGCCTGAGGAGACGGAAGCGACGGTCTACGGATTTATTGAGAAGCACAAAGAGTTTTCAGTGGAGGACGCTTCCGGCTATCTTCCGCCCCAATGCCGCGAGCTCGTGGACACGAATGGTTTTCTGAGGACTTTTCCGCACAGGCACGGGATGGACGGGTTCTTCGCGGCTCGCTTGATAAAGGGTTAA